Proteins from one candidate division KSB1 bacterium genomic window:
- a CDS encoding gamma-glutamylcyclotransferase family protein, with protein sequence MSDSPQQRGNTAEAIDKLFVYGSLNSDYHLQLLTGRHFESEPAVLLNHRRIQPEKSFPFALPWRGYTIKGRLLYNITPEIIEILDEYENEGSLYERRIGTVRVDDHEIRAFIYIGIVKAIKPYMKRGFQERDRVEEFVEKNVDRYLKNKADYLLSYDRESLSVKVTRELLSEEVHSLIRQYFHDYGLPWFIIKHEIEKASIPRLDWLRREPEAQPYADRYMSLSVFFMIFSRLEERFRNDYRFYVKVTDAYFLHTMSTLMALKLIIDNHQAIQAAIMQLGIDHWETNMVYTDYAVGAIFITEELYSREKGDHILEWIRQNRHIGLTPLGAELEFSNLGHRAIGASSGQDSTFDAFYYFYDFDLMRRGWKLGAHVDDHGFLTSTHTRTRGFLELAFGRYKLLGDVSKPATQDPWVLSQIIDLAVRFLDIRPHSVHLTFGAPDTEHFKRVEKLEYYLCLLILGGDLREDAQGNLREMRIYRNEIMSREGNMLFSRLNKHHKNPEERKWSFVVEYQFPRLFYEYDYQPLIMALKGFQQELNPYPFQGCREIENDPGIQSLQEQLKIWAASPTPLSDSEINEFVAVVEKGLTAESEKVDTSYENYAMRIIGRIEERLNRRNKRIKKYHESKN encoded by the coding sequence ATGAGTGATTCCCCGCAACAACGAGGCAATACAGCAGAGGCCATAGACAAGCTGTTTGTCTATGGTTCTCTGAACAGCGACTATCATCTGCAGCTGCTCACCGGCCGGCATTTCGAAAGCGAACCGGCTGTGCTGCTCAACCATCGCCGCATACAGCCCGAAAAAAGTTTTCCGTTCGCCCTGCCCTGGCGCGGTTACACCATTAAAGGGCGGCTGCTTTACAATATTACGCCGGAAATCATCGAGATACTGGATGAATATGAAAATGAAGGTTCGTTGTACGAACGCCGTATCGGAACCGTCCGGGTGGATGATCATGAAATCCGCGCATTCATTTATATCGGAATTGTCAAGGCAATCAAACCCTATATGAAGCGAGGCTTTCAGGAACGTGATCGGGTAGAAGAATTTGTAGAAAAAAACGTTGATCGCTATTTAAAGAACAAAGCTGATTATCTGCTCAGTTATGACCGCGAATCCCTTTCCGTCAAAGTAACCCGGGAACTCTTGTCTGAAGAGGTGCACAGTCTGATTCGACAGTATTTTCATGATTACGGACTGCCCTGGTTTATCATCAAACATGAAATTGAAAAAGCAAGCATTCCGCGTCTGGACTGGCTGCGCCGGGAACCGGAAGCGCAGCCGTACGCGGACCGATACATGTCGCTTTCTGTGTTTTTTATGATTTTCAGTCGGCTGGAAGAACGCTTCCGCAACGATTATCGCTTTTACGTCAAGGTGACGGACGCGTATTTTTTACACACCATGTCCACGCTTATGGCGCTGAAGCTTATTATTGACAACCATCAGGCGATTCAGGCGGCCATAATGCAGCTCGGCATTGATCACTGGGAAACCAATATGGTGTATACAGACTATGCAGTGGGCGCCATCTTTATCACCGAGGAGCTTTACAGCCGGGAAAAAGGCGATCATATTCTGGAATGGATTCGCCAAAACCGGCATATCGGCCTCACTCCGCTGGGAGCAGAACTCGAATTCTCAAATCTGGGGCATCGAGCCATTGGCGCGTCCTCCGGCCAGGACTCGACGTTTGATGCCTTTTATTATTTCTACGACTTTGACTTGATGCGGCGCGGCTGGAAACTGGGCGCGCATGTGGATGATCATGGATTTTTGACATCAACACATACGCGCACACGCGGATTTCTGGAACTCGCATTTGGACGCTATAAACTGCTGGGCGACGTTTCCAAGCCGGCCACTCAGGACCCCTGGGTGCTTTCCCAGATCATTGATCTGGCGGTACGGTTTCTGGATATCCGGCCGCACAGTGTACATTTAACCTTCGGCGCCCCGGATACGGAGCATTTTAAACGAGTTGAAAAATTAGAATACTATTTATGCCTTTTGATTCTCGGCGGTGATTTGCGCGAGGATGCTCAGGGAAACTTGCGTGAAATGAGAATTTACCGCAATGAAATCATGTCCAGAGAAGGTAATATGCTTTTTTCACGCCTGAACAAACACCATAAAAACCCCGAAGAACGCAAATGGTCGTTTGTGGTGGAATATCAGTTTCCACGACTTTTTTACGAATACGACTATCAGCCGTTGATTATGGCGCTGAAAGGTTTTCAACAGGAACTCAATCCCTATCCTTTTCAGGGATGCCGGGAAATTGAGAATGATCCTGGAATACAATCGCTTCAGGAACAGTTAAAAATATGGGCTGCTTCCCCAACGCCGCTCAGCGATTCGGAGATTAATGAATTTGTTGCGGTCGTTGAAAAAGGGTTAACGGCAGAATCGGAAAAAGTCGACACCTCATACGAAAATTATGCCATGCGCATCATCGGAAGAATAGAAGAACGTCTGAACCGACGTAACAAACGGATCAAGAAATACCATGAATCCAAAAACTGA
- a CDS encoding 2-isopropylmalate synthase codes for MSTNDKTKKRKHPLVDVQEPNLWREYFPYSEIPRTVFDNKIVDVKPAKDIWITDTTFRDGQQARPPYSAEQVSKLFDLMHRLSGPNGIIRQSEFFIYSDQDREILEEVRNKGYRYPEVTAWIRANPKDFELARKVGIKEIGILTSISDYHIFLKFRKTRRQVLEQFMNVVQSAADAGLETVRCHFEDVTRADYWGTVVPFAEELMQFSQKSGLNIKIRLCDTMGYGDPFPGVALPRSIRKIVYHLQQEVGIPSEKLEWHGHNDFHKVHANSLCAWHSGVSAVNGSLMGFGERTGNSPIEALAIEYASIKGDTAGMDLLAINEIAEYMREIGTHIPTNFPLVGEHFNVTKAGIHADGVIKNEEIYNIFDTGKILGRPLDVNITDRSGIAGVGFWVNQQLKQHGLPLVDKRNPQVAKIFEWVEEQYRKGRITAISPEEMIEQFKRHFPQADQNKS; via the coding sequence ATGAGCACAAACGACAAAACAAAGAAACGCAAACATCCCCTTGTTGATGTGCAAGAGCCTAATCTTTGGAGAGAATATTTTCCATATTCAGAAATACCCAGAACTGTATTTGATAATAAAATAGTTGATGTAAAACCAGCCAAAGACATATGGATTACAGATACAACCTTCCGCGACGGCCAACAGGCGCGGCCCCCGTATTCAGCGGAGCAGGTATCAAAACTATTCGATCTGATGCATCGTCTATCCGGCCCGAACGGTATCATTCGTCAATCTGAATTTTTTATTTATTCCGATCAGGATCGGGAAATTCTGGAAGAGGTCCGCAACAAAGGATACCGCTATCCCGAGGTCACGGCATGGATTCGCGCCAATCCCAAAGATTTTGAACTGGCGCGCAAGGTCGGGATCAAGGAAATCGGCATTCTGACATCGATTTCTGATTACCATATCTTTTTAAAATTCCGTAAAACCCGGCGTCAGGTTCTTGAACAGTTCATGAACGTTGTCCAGTCCGCAGCCGACGCAGGACTGGAAACAGTACGCTGTCATTTCGAAGATGTGACCCGAGCTGATTACTGGGGTACGGTGGTTCCGTTTGCAGAGGAATTGATGCAGTTTTCCCAAAAAAGCGGACTCAATATCAAAATCCGCCTCTGCGACACCATGGGATACGGTGATCCGTTCCCCGGTGTGGCGCTGCCGCGCTCTATCCGTAAAATTGTCTATCATCTACAGCAGGAAGTGGGCATCCCCTCGGAAAAACTGGAATGGCACGGCCATAATGATTTCCACAAAGTCCATGCCAATTCACTCTGCGCCTGGCATTCCGGTGTTTCCGCGGTCAACGGCTCCCTGATGGGATTTGGTGAACGTACCGGTAACTCGCCGATTGAGGCCCTGGCGATTGAATACGCTTCGATTAAAGGCGATACAGCAGGGATGGATTTGCTGGCCATCAATGAAATTGCCGAGTACATGAGAGAGATCGGGACGCATATTCCCACCAATTTTCCGTTAGTCGGCGAGCATTTCAACGTCACCAAAGCAGGTATTCATGCCGACGGTGTGATTAAAAATGAAGAGATCTATAACATTTTTGATACCGGAAAAATTCTCGGCCGCCCACTGGACGTCAACATCACAGACCGCTCCGGCATTGCCGGCGTGGGGTTCTGGGTGAACCAACAGCTGAAACAACACGGTCTGCCCCTAGTCGACAAACGCAATCCCCAGGTAGCCAAAATCTTTGAATGGGTCGAAGAACAGTACAGAAAAGGCAGAATCACTGCCATTTCTCCAGAAGAAATGATCGAACAATTTAAACGACATTTTCCGCAAGCCGATCAAAACAAGTCATGA
- a CDS encoding SPOR domain-containing protein — MKSKKQQKKLNESFDPTSLDDYEKDWGRKESPDLETVNIEQLLKGRSTAEALNESQKVSGYRVQLIATRDEKEAHAVMREAILTFEYRVYRTFDDPYYKVRIGDFVSRMKADQVREQAIQNDYLEAWVVRERVWKGEPLETTEAEADTTGI; from the coding sequence GTGAAAAGTAAAAAACAGCAGAAAAAGCTGAATGAATCGTTTGATCCGACCAGTCTTGATGACTATGAAAAAGATTGGGGACGTAAAGAGTCACCGGATCTTGAGACGGTCAATATTGAGCAGCTGTTAAAAGGTCGGTCTACAGCTGAGGCTTTAAACGAGTCACAAAAAGTATCCGGGTACCGTGTTCAGTTAATCGCCACACGTGATGAAAAAGAGGCTCATGCCGTCATGCGCGAAGCGATTCTCACCTTTGAATATCGGGTATACCGCACCTTTGACGATCCTTATTACAAGGTCCGCATCGGTGATTTTGTGTCTCGAATGAAAGCCGATCAGGTGCGAGAGCAGGCCATACAGAATGATTATCTCGAAGCCTGGGTTGTGCGGGAACGTGTCTGGAAAGGAGAACCGCTTGAGACAACCGAGGCAGAGGCGGATACAACAGGTATATAG
- a CDS encoding YebC/PmpR family DNA-binding transcriptional regulator — translation MSGHSKWSTIKRKKAAKDAQKGRVFTRLIREITVAAKEGGGDEESNPRLRTAVQDAKAANMPVSNIEKAIKKGTGELPGVSYEEVVYEGYAPGGVALYMQTLTDNKNRTVAEIRHILSKHGGSLGESGSVGWMFTKLGVINVPADSISEDDLMMMALDAGAEDIENDPDYFIVKTDPGDLSDVKSALDENGLKYIDSKIIMEPQNTVAVEGKEAEQVLKLMDALEDQDDMQNIYANFDIDDSVIEEYNS, via the coding sequence ATGTCAGGACATTCAAAATGGAGTACCATTAAAAGAAAAAAAGCAGCCAAGGATGCACAAAAAGGACGTGTTTTTACGCGGCTGATTCGTGAGATCACGGTGGCTGCCAAGGAAGGCGGCGGTGATGAGGAATCGAATCCTCGTTTGAGAACAGCCGTTCAGGATGCCAAGGCTGCCAATATGCCGGTTTCTAATATAGAAAAGGCGATTAAAAAAGGCACCGGAGAGCTTCCCGGTGTCAGTTATGAAGAGGTGGTATATGAAGGGTATGCTCCGGGCGGTGTGGCATTGTATATGCAAACTCTGACTGACAACAAGAACCGTACCGTTGCAGAAATTCGTCATATTTTGTCCAAACACGGCGGCAGTCTGGGTGAAAGCGGCAGTGTGGGATGGATGTTTACCAAGCTCGGTGTGATCAATGTGCCCGCGGATTCTATTTCAGAAGATGATTTGATGATGATGGCTCTGGACGCGGGGGCCGAGGATATTGAGAATGATCCGGATTATTTTATTGTCAAAACAGATCCCGGTGATCTCTCGGATGTTAAAAGTGCGCTGGATGAAAACGGGTTAAAATATATAGACAGCAAAATAATCATGGAACCCCAGAATACGGTAGCTGTGGAAGGCAAGGAAGCGGAACAGGTTTTAAAGCTGATGGATGCTTTGGAAGACCAGGATGATATGCAAAATATTTACGCCAACTTTGATATTGATGACAGTGTGATCGAGGAGTACAACTCCTGA
- the ruvC gene encoding crossover junction endodeoxyribonuclease RuvC, translating into MIVLGIDPGSAVTGYGVIDTERKKLKCVTYGAIRTPHEKDLADKLKIIYGSLDELIREYNPRDIALEDVFFGQNIQSALKLGQARGAAILAAANNEKPVFTYAARAVKQALTGNGAASKEQVQRMIQSLLRFQEPVRPLDASDALAIAVCHARRREMHELFSKL; encoded by the coding sequence ATGATTGTTCTGGGTATTGATCCCGGGAGCGCGGTTACGGGATATGGTGTTATTGATACAGAGCGAAAAAAGTTAAAATGCGTGACGTACGGTGCAATTCGCACGCCGCATGAAAAAGATCTGGCAGACAAATTAAAAATCATCTATGGTTCCCTGGATGAACTGATCCGTGAATATAATCCTCGGGATATCGCTCTGGAAGATGTGTTCTTTGGTCAAAATATACAATCTGCTCTCAAGTTGGGTCAAGCCCGGGGAGCGGCGATACTTGCCGCTGCGAATAATGAGAAACCCGTATTCACTTATGCCGCCCGCGCTGTAAAACAGGCTTTGACCGGTAATGGCGCTGCATCCAAAGAGCAGGTACAGAGAATGATACAGTCGCTTTTGCGCTTTCAGGAGCCGGTGCGACCGTTGGATGCATCAGATGCTTTGGCCATTGCCGTTTGTCATGCCCGAAGACGTGAGATGCATGAACTTTTTTCTAAATTGTAG
- the ruvA gene encoding Holliday junction branch migration protein RuvA has translation MISFIRGLLIEKQPTFALLETGGIGYEISIPVSTYQVLGEVGHESQLHTYLHVREDAMNLFGFSTIEERQLFLDLLSVSGIGPKLALTILSKSHVQQIYQNIADGNESSLVKIKGLGKKTAQRLILDLKDRALNKVQKRAPAPDSTMDLKSETEEQSVRAMMSLGYTRSEAEKAIMRAAGVKGSLASVEELIRIALGGESN, from the coding sequence ATGATCTCTTTTATTCGCGGTTTGCTGATTGAAAAACAACCGACGTTTGCCCTCCTCGAAACAGGTGGTATCGGTTATGAAATTTCCATACCTGTCTCTACTTACCAGGTATTGGGAGAGGTGGGTCATGAATCGCAACTGCATACGTATTTGCATGTACGTGAAGATGCGATGAACCTGTTCGGCTTTTCAACGATTGAGGAAAGACAGTTATTTCTGGACTTGTTGTCTGTATCCGGCATAGGCCCAAAGCTGGCATTGACAATTCTATCCAAAAGTCACGTTCAGCAGATTTATCAGAATATTGCGGATGGAAATGAAAGCAGTCTGGTCAAAATTAAAGGTCTGGGTAAAAAAACAGCACAGCGGCTGATATTGGATTTGAAAGACCGTGCTTTGAATAAAGTGCAGAAGCGCGCTCCGGCGCCGGATTCCACAATGGACCTGAAATCGGAAACCGAAGAGCAGAGTGTTCGGGCAATGATGTCTCTGGGGTATACACGCTCGGAGGCGGAAAAAGCGATCATGCGCGCTGCGGGTGTAAAAGGTTCCCTGGCCAGTGTTGAAGAATTGATACGTATTGCACTTGGCGGGGAATCGAACTGA
- the ruvB gene encoding Holliday junction branch migration DNA helicase RuvB — protein MTDERYIDPNPMQGDNDLDLTLRPTRLSEFVGHEKLKSNLSVFIKAALERRESLDHVIFHGPPGLGKTTLANVIAREMGSEIRTTSGPALERPADLAGILTNLGERDVLFIDEIHRLNRVIEEYLYPAMEDFTLDIIIDKGANARTVQLSLPRFTLVGATTRAGLVTSPLRARFGVSFRLDFYKADSLRMIVERSARILGIGIDSDAALEIARRSRGTPRIANRLLRRIRDFAQIAGKEQVDLPSARDALSRLEVDSHGLDDMDKRILLALIEKFAGGPVGLSTLAMSIGEEGDTIEEVYEPFLIQMGFINRTPRGRIATERAYKHFNKEKTISSQRDLFN, from the coding sequence ATGACAGACGAACGTTATATTGACCCAAACCCGATGCAAGGGGATAACGATCTTGATTTGACCTTGAGGCCGACGCGTTTGAGCGAGTTTGTCGGGCATGAAAAGCTAAAATCAAATCTTTCGGTCTTTATCAAAGCTGCACTTGAGCGTCGGGAATCTCTGGACCATGTGATATTTCACGGTCCTCCGGGGTTGGGAAAAACAACCCTGGCTAATGTGATTGCCCGCGAGATGGGCAGTGAAATTCGCACCACATCCGGTCCGGCTCTGGAACGGCCGGCTGACCTGGCCGGAATCTTGACCAATCTGGGTGAGCGTGATGTGTTGTTTATCGACGAGATTCATCGTCTCAATCGGGTGATCGAAGAATATCTGTATCCGGCCATGGAGGACTTTACGCTGGATATCATAATTGACAAGGGCGCCAATGCCCGCACCGTGCAGCTGTCTCTTCCGCGCTTTACGCTGGTGGGCGCGACTACGCGAGCCGGACTGGTAACGTCTCCGCTGCGCGCACGTTTTGGCGTTTCCTTTCGTCTGGATTTTTACAAAGCCGATTCCCTGCGGATGATTGTTGAGCGTTCCGCAAGGATTCTCGGAATCGGTATTGATTCGGATGCAGCTCTGGAAATTGCCAGACGATCGCGCGGCACGCCGAGAATTGCAAACCGGCTGCTGCGCCGAATTCGCGACTTTGCACAAATCGCCGGCAAAGAACAAGTTGATCTCCCGTCGGCCCGGGATGCGCTTTCCAGGCTGGAAGTGGACAGCCACGGTCTGGATGATATGGACAAACGTATACTTTTGGCCCTGATTGAAAAGTTTGCAGGCGGCCCGGTGGGATTGAGTACATTGGCCATGTCCATCGGTGAAGAAGGTGATACCATCGAAGAGGTGTATGAGCCCTTTTTGATTCAGATGGGCTTTATCAATCGGACTCCGCGCGGCCGAATCGCAACAGAACGCGCCTACAAGCATTTTAATAAAGAGAAAACAATATCGTCCCAGCGCGACCTTTTTAATTAA
- the ispD gene encoding 2-C-methyl-D-erythritol 4-phosphate cytidylyltransferase, with protein MHKTAIIVAAGSGQRMRCKTPKQFIEIAGKPILQHTLQVFESCDDIDDILVVLPPEWVSVYDPIFRSDWKISKLMQTVAGAGQRHLSVWNGLQALPDDTEIVIIHDGVRPLITRDIIRNSIYTAARDGAAVVGVQSKDTIKRVKDTRIVETIPRDDLILVQTPQTFRKDVILAANRSAFDTDRFSTDDAALAEMAGYPVTLVPGIWTNIKITSPEDLKVAEWLLRERSQE; from the coding sequence ATGCACAAGACTGCAATTATTGTAGCCGCAGGCTCCGGGCAAAGAATGCGGTGTAAAACGCCCAAACAGTTTATCGAAATCGCAGGCAAACCCATCCTGCAGCATACGCTTCAGGTGTTTGAGAGCTGTGATGATATTGATGATATTTTGGTGGTTCTGCCCCCGGAATGGGTGAGTGTTTATGACCCGATCTTTAGGTCCGATTGGAAAATCAGCAAACTGATGCAAACAGTCGCGGGAGCCGGTCAGCGTCACTTGTCTGTGTGGAACGGATTGCAGGCTTTACCGGATGATACAGAGATTGTTATCATTCATGACGGTGTAAGACCCCTGATCACGCGCGATATCATCCGAAACAGTATTTATACCGCGGCCAGAGACGGCGCTGCAGTCGTTGGTGTGCAGTCCAAAGATACGATAAAACGGGTTAAAGATACCCGGATTGTCGAAACGATTCCACGCGATGATTTGATCCTGGTGCAGACACCGCAAACTTTTCGCAAGGATGTGATTTTAGCAGCCAACCGGTCTGCGTTCGACACCGATCGATTCAGTACGGATGATGCGGCGCTGGCGGAAATGGCCGGATATCCGGTGACCCTGGTGCCGGGCATCTGGACAAATATTAAAATAACATCACCTGAAGATCTAAAGGTGGCCGAATGGCTGCTCAGAGAACGGAGCCAAGAATGA
- the ispF gene encoding 2-C-methyl-D-erythritol 2,4-cyclodiphosphate synthase translates to MRIGQGFDVHRFIKGRPLILGGVTVPHDRGLQGHSDADVLVHAVNDALLGAAALGDIGQHFPDSDNRYANISSLRLLQQVDELLKERKYRILNIDSTLIMQQPKVFSYVDKMRETISDVLNISIDLVSVKATTTEKLGFTGREEGVAAMAVALIEKESSCH, encoded by the coding sequence ATGAGAATCGGACAAGGCTTTGATGTGCACAGGTTCATCAAGGGACGCCCGCTGATCCTGGGCGGTGTGACTGTTCCGCATGATCGGGGTCTGCAGGGACATTCGGATGCGGATGTGTTGGTACATGCCGTTAACGACGCGCTGCTCGGCGCTGCCGCTCTCGGTGATATTGGTCAGCATTTCCCGGATTCTGATAACCGGTATGCGAATATCTCCAGCCTGCGTCTGTTGCAGCAGGTCGATGAACTCTTGAAAGAACGCAAGTACAGAATCCTAAATATCGACAGCACTCTGATTATGCAGCAGCCCAAGGTTTTCAGTTATGTGGATAAAATGCGTGAAACGATATCTGATGTGCTGAACATATCGATTGATCTTGTGTCGGTCAAGGCCACGACAACAGAAAAACTCGGATTTACAGGACGCGAAGAAGGTGTTGCCGCTATGGCAGTCGCGTTAATTGAAAAGGAATCATCATGTCATTAA
- the cysS gene encoding cysteine--tRNA ligase: MSLKIFNSLGRELQEFEPIIKGRVHIYVCGPTVYDYPHIGHAKSYISFDVVVRYFRYLGYKVRYVQNITDVGHLLDDGEDRILKGAKREKLEPMELVERYTRAYFDAMDALNVLRPDISPHAAGHIPEQIEWVETLLEKGYAYNVKGSVYFDISKWPGYGKLSGRKVDDQQAGARLDVNTEKKHPADFALWKKAEPEHIMQWKSPWGMGYPGWHLECSTMSTKYLGETFDIHGGGLDNQFPHHECEIAQAEAATEKPFARYWMHNNMVLVDGNKMSKSLGNFTTLSEALEQFSGTQIRFFILQTHYRSPVDFTQEAVYAAAQGLSKLQNTMRVLNEALNSAQQGKAEQNIIDRVSKHRQAFEAEMNNDFNTPSAIGMLFEFSKEINKWLDQNDLSRETLSVIQQAYYSLGEDVLGILSSAEQNSMQATPFIDMLVNLRKDLREQKNWELADWIRDNLQENGVEIRDSKQGTRYRIKNL, from the coding sequence ATGTCATTAAAAATATTTAACAGCCTGGGACGGGAACTGCAGGAATTCGAGCCGATTATCAAAGGACGCGTGCATATATATGTCTGCGGCCCGACTGTCTACGACTATCCGCATATCGGTCATGCCAAGAGCTATATTTCATTTGACGTGGTTGTCCGTTATTTTCGCTATCTCGGGTACAAGGTCCGCTATGTGCAGAATATTACTGATGTGGGCCACCTCTTGGATGACGGGGAGGACCGTATACTAAAGGGCGCCAAACGCGAAAAACTGGAGCCTATGGAGCTGGTGGAACGCTATACGCGCGCCTATTTTGATGCTATGGATGCTCTCAATGTCCTCAGGCCGGATATTTCTCCGCATGCAGCCGGCCACATCCCCGAACAGATAGAATGGGTGGAAACTTTGCTCGAAAAGGGATATGCTTATAACGTAAAGGGGTCGGTTTATTTTGATATATCGAAATGGCCCGGATACGGCAAGCTATCCGGCCGCAAAGTCGATGACCAGCAGGCCGGAGCCCGTCTGGATGTGAACACTGAAAAAAAACATCCTGCGGATTTTGCTCTGTGGAAAAAAGCCGAGCCGGAACATATCATGCAATGGAAGAGTCCCTGGGGGATGGGCTATCCGGGGTGGCATCTGGAATGTTCCACGATGTCGACAAAATATCTGGGAGAAACATTTGATATTCACGGCGGCGGACTCGATAACCAGTTCCCGCATCATGAATGCGAAATTGCTCAGGCAGAGGCGGCTACGGAAAAACCGTTTGCCCGATACTGGATGCACAATAATATGGTGCTGGTGGACGGCAATAAAATGTCAAAATCGCTCGGAAATTTTACGACCCTGTCCGAGGCCCTGGAACAATTTTCCGGCACCCAAATCCGTTTCTTTATTCTTCAGACTCATTACCGCAGTCCTGTGGATTTTACGCAAGAGGCTGTTTACGCTGCCGCGCAGGGATTAAGCAAGCTTCAGAATACAATGCGCGTTCTGAATGAGGCTCTTAATTCTGCTCAACAGGGTAAAGCGGAACAAAATATCATCGATCGCGTTTCAAAACATCGTCAGGCGTTCGAAGCGGAAATGAATAATGATTTCAACACGCCTTCTGCGATTGGAATGCTGTTCGAATTCTCAAAAGAGATCAACAAATGGCTCGATCAGAATGACCTGTCTCGGGAGACCTTGTCAGTTATTCAGCAGGCTTACTATAGTCTGGGTGAAGATGTTCTTGGAATTCTGAGTTCAGCGGAGCAAAATTCGATGCAGGCGACACCGTTTATTGATATGTTGGTGAATTTGAGAAAAGATCTGCGCGAACAGAAAAACTGGGAATTGGCGGACTGGATTCGGGATAACTTGCAGGAAAACGGCGTGGAAATCCGGGATAGCAAGCAGGGAACACGCTATAGGATAAAAAATTTATGA
- the rpmG gene encoding 50S ribosomal protein L33, with protein sequence MRDLVILECTECKRRNYSGDKNKRKHSGRIEQKKYCKWCNKRTIHKETR encoded by the coding sequence ATGAGAGACCTTGTGATCCTGGAATGCACCGAGTGCAAGAGAAGAAATTACTCTGGCGATAAAAACAAACGCAAGCATTCCGGGCGAATCGAGCAAAAAAAGTATTGTAAATGGTGTAACAAGCGCACAATCCATAAGGAAACGCGCTAG
- the secE gene encoding preprotein translocase subunit SecE produces MIQKIGKFLRDVKQEMSKVSWPTREELKGQTIIVIMLSLFLSLFVFIVDHVLTWVMNLLY; encoded by the coding sequence ATGATTCAAAAGATCGGCAAATTTTTGCGGGATGTAAAGCAAGAGATGTCCAAAGTGAGCTGGCCTACGCGGGAAGAGCTAAAGGGACAGACGATTATTGTGATTATGCTTTCTCTTTTTCTTTCTCTTTTCGTATTTATCGTAGACCATGTACTGACGTGGGTAATGAACCTGCTGTATTAA
- the nusG gene encoding transcription termination/antitermination protein NusG codes for MNLPVTELEENKLEAKWYAIHVLSGHENKVKTFIEKEAVDAGIEEKIEKILIPSEQITEMKNGKKRVRNKIMFPGYMLIRMHFDKQTRHLVLNTPGVTNFVGRKDEPVPLKQDEAERIIGKTEGSRDRSNIPFQIGIPIKVVDGPFTDFTGRIEEVNEEKAKFESV; via the coding sequence TTGAATTTACCTGTGACTGAACTCGAAGAAAATAAACTCGAAGCAAAATGGTATGCCATTCATGTGCTCTCCGGGCATGAAAATAAGGTAAAGACCTTTATCGAAAAAGAAGCTGTCGATGCCGGTATCGAAGAAAAGATTGAAAAGATTCTTATACCGTCTGAACAGATTACAGAGATGAAGAATGGCAAAAAACGGGTTCGAAACAAGATCATGTTCCCTGGTTATATGTTAATACGCATGCACTTTGACAAACAAACACGTCATCTTGTGCTGAATACCCCCGGTGTTACAAATTTTGTTGGTAGAAAAGATGAGCCGGTCCCTCTTAAGCAGGATGAAGCAGAGCGGATTATCGGCAAGACCGAAGGCTCTCGGGATCGATCGAATATACCATTCCAAATTGGAATTCCCATCAAAGTCGTTGACGGACCTTTTACGGATTTCACGGGCCGTATTGAAGAAGTCAATGAAGAGAAAGCAAAGTTCGAGTCAGTGTAA